A genomic region of Roseofilum casamattae BLCC-M143 contains the following coding sequences:
- a CDS encoding mechanosensitive ion channel family protein codes for MSDDLLLNQIDPELLSETLQLALRLGLFLASVAIAPQIGRSLPLLLWQVLKWNQNYTEINARDVYKRYVKPVQNLIAVMGGLIFVALNLNWLIIYEELYGFLGFFVYSALSIGLLWFASQATRQIIRQSVIHLVKRWFGEVNEIVLVFETLIYIVIVLVAIVIFARGLQLDLFTLSASLGIGGVAVAFASQQALGRLVGTLELYLDRPYLPGEYIRVTFNPYAEEVYGRIESIGLRSTKIRIVARNTVTIVPNSMMASLNIENISRGKKIMAILCLNFNKLLKEGECALVRQIIDRETIVFRDLDRASTQVQFESSENNGHTRARAIFFLTGSSRNSVELRKGLLELANEAIAQKLAAYNITFTTPDPIVYIDSPMSI; via the coding sequence ATGTCAGACGATTTACTCTTAAATCAAATCGATCCGGAACTTCTGAGCGAAACCCTACAGCTCGCGCTCAGGTTGGGTTTGTTCCTCGCTAGCGTTGCGATCGCTCCCCAGATCGGCAGATCCCTACCCCTCCTCTTGTGGCAAGTTTTAAAATGGAATCAAAATTACACGGAAATTAACGCCAGAGATGTTTACAAGCGTTATGTGAAACCCGTACAAAATTTAATCGCAGTAATGGGCGGTTTGATTTTCGTAGCGCTCAACTTAAATTGGTTGATTATCTATGAAGAACTCTATGGTTTTTTAGGATTTTTCGTCTATTCGGCACTGTCTATTGGGTTACTCTGGTTTGCCTCCCAAGCCACTCGGCAAATTATCCGTCAATCCGTCATTCATTTAGTCAAGCGTTGGTTTGGAGAAGTGAACGAAATTGTTCTTGTCTTTGAAACTCTAATTTATATTGTTATTGTTTTAGTTGCGATCGTTATTTTTGCTCGCGGCTTGCAACTCGATTTGTTTACCTTGAGCGCAAGTCTGGGTATTGGTGGAGTTGCCGTTGCCTTTGCCTCTCAACAAGCTTTAGGACGACTGGTTGGAACCTTAGAATTATATCTCGATCGCCCTTATTTGCCCGGAGAATATATTCGCGTTACCTTTAATCCCTATGCCGAGGAAGTATACGGGCGGATTGAATCTATCGGACTGCGATCGACAAAAATCCGGATTGTAGCTCGGAATACAGTTACCATCGTTCCCAACTCGATGATGGCAAGTTTAAATATTGAAAATATCAGCCGGGGAAAGAAGATTATGGCCATTCTCTGTTTGAATTTTAATAAACTCTTAAAGGAAGGAGAATGCGCTCTGGTTCGGCAAATTATCGATCGCGAAACCATCGTCTTTCGCGACTTAGATCGGGCCAGTACTCAAGTGCAATTTGAATCGTCCGAAAACAATGGACACACTCGCGCTCGGGCAATCTTTTTCCTGACTGGCTCCAGTCGCAACTCAGTTGAATTACGCAAAGGCTTGTTAGAATTAGCCAATGAGGCCATCGCCCAGAAACTAGCCGCCTATAACATTACCTTTACGACCCCCGATCCAATCGTTTATATTGATTCTCCCATGTCCATTTAA
- the obgE gene encoding GTPase ObgE, with protein sequence MQFIDRVEINVKAGDGGDGLIAFRREKYVPAGGPSGGNGGKGGSVVLQATERLQTLLDFRYKHTFRADDGKRGGPSNKTGANGKDRLLEVPCGTVITNAETGEWVGDLTEPEQQLTIAQGGKGGLGNQHFLSNKNRAPDYALPGLPGEEGKFCLELKLLADVGIIGLPNAGKSTFISVVSSARPKIADYPFTTLVPNLGVVRKPTGDGTVFADIPGLIEGAADGIGLGHDFLRHIERTRVLLHLIDCTQDDPLEAYHTIASELVAYGKGLEHRPQAIGLNKIDALSPDIDIDAIADRLQEETGYPVLKLSAVTQQGLQEVIQKVWDILDRQPTSFLSNV encoded by the coding sequence ATGCAATTTATCGACCGCGTTGAAATTAACGTAAAAGCTGGCGATGGAGGAGATGGCTTAATTGCGTTTCGCCGCGAGAAATACGTTCCCGCTGGCGGCCCTTCTGGAGGAAATGGAGGTAAAGGGGGTTCGGTCGTTTTGCAAGCAACAGAACGGTTGCAAACCTTATTAGATTTTCGCTATAAACATACCTTTCGCGCCGATGATGGCAAGCGCGGCGGCCCGAGCAATAAAACCGGTGCTAACGGTAAAGATCGGCTGTTAGAGGTTCCCTGTGGAACGGTCATTACCAATGCGGAAACGGGAGAATGGGTTGGCGATCTGACCGAACCAGAGCAACAACTCACTATTGCTCAGGGGGGGAAAGGAGGACTGGGAAACCAACATTTTCTCAGCAATAAAAATCGCGCTCCAGATTACGCGCTGCCGGGTTTGCCGGGAGAAGAGGGAAAGTTTTGTTTGGAATTAAAGCTATTAGCTGATGTGGGAATTATTGGATTGCCCAATGCCGGAAAATCCACGTTTATTTCTGTCGTTTCTTCTGCCCGTCCCAAGATTGCAGATTACCCCTTTACTACCTTAGTTCCCAACTTAGGCGTAGTGCGCAAACCCACTGGGGACGGTACGGTGTTTGCCGATATTCCCGGACTCATTGAAGGGGCTGCCGACGGCATTGGTTTGGGTCACGATTTCCTCCGACATATCGAGCGCACCCGAGTTTTATTGCATTTAATCGATTGTACCCAAGACGATCCGTTAGAAGCTTATCATACGATCGCCAGCGAGTTAGTCGCCTATGGCAAAGGCTTAGAACACCGGCCGCAAGCTATTGGACTGAATAAGATTGATGCGCTCTCTCCCGATATTGATATTGATGCGATCGCAGATCGACTCCAGGAAGAAACCGGATACCCCGTCTTAAAACTCTCCGCCGTCACGCAACAGGGTTTGCAAGAGGTCATTCAAAAAGTTTGGGATATTCTCGATCGCCAACCGACGTCCTTTCTCAGCAATGTTTAA
- a CDS encoding Uma2 family endonuclease — MSIKLIDEQIPQTNGIEEEVAPLSLTDLPYDDGEPLETNRHRIAMNVLINSLHQAYGERDDYYSGGNMFLYYSKQQVKNKDFRGPDFFAVLDVDGTRERRSWIVWDEQGRYPDAIVELMSDSTADIDRNEKKTLYEQTFQTPDYFIYDPYDRDSLQGWHLGANGTYQSLVANDRGWLWCESLGLWLGVWDGVLTKEQAPWLRFYDPDGNLVLLPEEVALLEQNRAERQRERAEREQERAEREQERAEREQERAEREQERASMAEENLQQTEAALAQERQQNQELQAYLQELEARLRNLEGDR; from the coding sequence ATGTCGATTAAACTAATTGACGAACAAATACCTCAAACCAATGGGATTGAGGAAGAAGTCGCTCCTCTTTCCCTAACCGATCTGCCTTATGACGACGGAGAACCTTTGGAAACTAACCGCCATCGCATCGCTATGAACGTCCTCATTAACTCGCTCCATCAAGCTTATGGCGAACGAGATGATTATTATAGTGGCGGCAATATGTTTCTCTATTACAGCAAGCAACAAGTGAAAAATAAAGACTTTCGTGGGCCGGATTTTTTCGCTGTTTTAGATGTTGATGGTACCAGAGAGCGACGCAGTTGGATAGTCTGGGACGAACAAGGACGCTATCCCGATGCGATCGTTGAATTAATGTCAGATTCCACTGCAGATATCGATCGCAATGAGAAAAAGACGTTATACGAACAAACCTTTCAAACCCCCGATTATTTCATCTACGATCCATACGATCGCGATTCATTGCAAGGATGGCATTTAGGAGCCAATGGTACCTATCAGAGTCTGGTGGCTAACGATAGAGGATGGTTGTGGTGTGAAAGTTTGGGGTTGTGGTTAGGCGTTTGGGATGGGGTACTAACGAAGGAACAGGCACCTTGGTTGCGCTTTTACGATCCTGATGGCAATTTGGTCTTATTGCCAGAAGAAGTGGCTCTTCTGGAGCAGAATAGAGCCGAACGGCAGCGAGAACGAGCCGAGCGGGAACAAGAACGTGCCGAGCGGGAACAAGAACGTGCCGAGCGGGAACAAGAACGTGCCGAGCGCGAGCAAGAACGAGCCAGTATGGCTGAGGAGAATCTTCAGCAAACCGAAGCGGCTTTAGCGCAAGAACGCCAGCAAAACCAGGAGTTGCAAGCCTATCTCCAAGAGTTAGAAGCTCGCTTGCGAAATTTGGAAGGCGATCGCTAA
- a CDS encoding mechanosensitive ion channel family protein → MEISEMVSLTTALSLSLILFLAFLAIASFVYFQLPKAANAMVQNLADGQIKAIVEEVVLPEQEKLSQIGVAIAIDILILGIHFPQWTNIIEFPLGIFLAISISLLGFQLFDRLFEGYFLEVVLEDRNKINSELLALAQFLAKAVLVLIVIFVFAQTHNINLIGLIASLGVAGAAIAFASQKILEQILWSVVLYLDRPFNVGDYIHLEGGIIGQVETTGWRSTKVRLSGKNTLVIVPNSSLAQSNIENLTKARRVVLMVDLVFFRSMSDEEKALIRHLILQSTREILGIDSQLTQVTSYDEVDTQQQKHVRTQAIFFVLGSAETSMEMRKNLLEIARGNIIEQLRNYGIDFKFEEKIVDITQPMRI, encoded by the coding sequence ATGGAAATTTCAGAAATGGTGAGTTTAACCACAGCATTGTCCCTCTCGCTAATCCTATTTTTGGCGTTTCTGGCGATCGCTTCTTTCGTCTATTTCCAACTTCCAAAAGCGGCAAACGCGATGGTGCAAAATCTGGCCGATGGGCAAATAAAAGCGATCGTCGAGGAAGTGGTGCTTCCCGAGCAGGAAAAACTGAGCCAGATCGGGGTTGCGATCGCGATCGATATCCTCATTTTAGGCATTCACTTTCCCCAGTGGACGAATATAATTGAATTTCCCCTGGGGATTTTTCTCGCCATTAGTATTAGTTTGCTCGGATTTCAGTTATTCGATCGCTTGTTTGAAGGCTATTTTCTGGAAGTTGTTTTAGAAGATCGGAATAAGATTAATAGCGAACTTCTCGCTCTGGCACAATTTCTGGCGAAAGCAGTTCTCGTATTAATTGTTATTTTTGTGTTCGCCCAAACCCATAATATTAATCTCATTGGTTTAATTGCCAGCTTGGGAGTTGCCGGAGCGGCGATCGCATTTGCCTCGCAAAAAATTCTCGAACAAATTCTCTGGAGCGTTGTCTTATATCTCGATCGCCCGTTTAATGTGGGAGACTATATTCATCTAGAAGGAGGAATTATCGGTCAAGTAGAAACCACGGGATGGCGATCGACGAAAGTTAGATTATCGGGAAAAAATACATTAGTTATTGTGCCCAATAGTTCTTTGGCGCAAAGCAATATTGAAAACCTGACTAAGGCTCGGCGAGTCGTGTTGATGGTGGATCTGGTCTTTTTCCGCAGTATGTCGGACGAAGAAAAGGCGCTCATTCGTCATTTAATTTTGCAAAGTACGAGAGAGATTTTAGGCATTGATTCGCAATTGACGCAAGTTACCTCCTATGATGAAGTCGATACCCAGCAGCAAAAACACGTGCGCACGCAAGCCATTTTCTTTGTTCTCGGTTCGGCAGAGACATCCATGGAAATGCGGAAAAATCTCCTAGAAATTGCGCGAGGTAATATTATCGAACAGTTGCGCAATTATGGCATTGACTTTAAGTTTGAAGAGAAGATTGTTGATATTACGCAACCTATGCGAATATAG
- a CDS encoding Npun_F0494 family protein, with amino-acid sequence MSLVNSPPPASPKSTPSILPSHPSWKRADRALRCSPFQLSLFIAMRSQSIPLAAMSAPAGVTIGYTRNPLTELRAENSLLWLIQVGLLRREVDGQGITDRFRLTPLGRNIVEHWEQKLGELPPASFGDRLRNFIDRLIPGFLR; translated from the coding sequence ATGTCCTTGGTTAACTCTCCACCTCCTGCATCGCCGAAGAGCACTCCGAGCATCCTGCCGTCCCATCCTAGCTGGAAACGTGCCGATCGCGCCCTACGCTGTTCTCCGTTTCAACTGAGCTTGTTTATTGCCATGCGATCGCAGAGTATTCCTTTAGCGGCAATGTCTGCTCCCGCTGGAGTTACCATTGGCTATACGCGCAACCCCCTCACCGAATTGAGGGCAGAAAACAGCTTATTGTGGTTAATTCAAGTGGGCTTATTGCGCCGAGAAGTAGACGGACAAGGGATTACGGATCGCTTTCGTTTAACTCCTCTAGGACGAAATATTGTCGAACATTGGGAGCAGAAGTTGGGAGAGTTGCCTCCTGCTTCGTTTGGCGATCGCCTGCGCAATTTTATCGATCGCCTAATTCCAGGATTTTTGCGATAG
- the larC gene encoding nickel pincer cofactor biosynthesis protein LarC: protein MGKIGYLDCPTGLAGDMCLGALVDAGVPLEYLAESLQPLRMAQEYQLRAERITHHGQVGTKVHVDLNPTAHHHHHHDGEHQHQHGRHLPEIIQMIRAARFPARVEERSLAIFHKLALAEAAVHGIEPEQVHFHEVGATDAVVDIVGTCLGLEWLGIDEVFCSPLPTGGGTVKAAHGVLPVPVPAVLKLWEMGKVPVFSNGIDRELVTPTGAAIAVTLATQFGSAPMMTLESVGWGAGTAKLPLANMVRLWVGRQAEEGLQQVAVLETQIDDVSPQAIAYCLEALLEAGALDAFTQPTMMKKSRLGTLLTVICPLDKIEECEGIIFRETTTLGIRRSLQSRSILRRQLRTLPTPYGEVRVKFAWKGEELCNIQPEYEDCARLAREQDLPWQQVHQVALELGRANPN, encoded by the coding sequence ATGGGTAAAATTGGATATCTCGATTGTCCCACCGGTTTAGCCGGCGATATGTGTTTGGGCGCTCTCGTCGATGCTGGGGTTCCTCTGGAATATTTGGCAGAGAGCCTGCAACCTTTGAGGATGGCGCAGGAGTATCAACTGCGGGCGGAACGGATAACCCATCACGGGCAAGTCGGAACTAAGGTGCATGTGGATTTGAACCCCACTGCTCATCACCACCACCATCATGACGGCGAGCATCAGCACCAACACGGCCGCCATTTACCGGAAATTATCCAGATGATTCGTGCGGCTCGCTTTCCGGCGCGAGTGGAAGAACGCAGTTTAGCCATTTTCCACAAGTTAGCTCTGGCAGAGGCAGCGGTGCATGGCATCGAGCCGGAGCAGGTACATTTTCACGAAGTGGGCGCAACTGATGCCGTAGTAGACATCGTCGGGACTTGTTTGGGCTTGGAATGGTTGGGAATTGACGAGGTGTTTTGCTCGCCCCTACCCACGGGAGGCGGTACTGTGAAAGCGGCTCACGGCGTTCTGCCAGTTCCCGTACCAGCGGTGTTGAAGTTGTGGGAAATGGGCAAGGTTCCGGTGTTTAGTAATGGCATCGATCGCGAATTAGTGACTCCAACTGGTGCCGCGATCGCCGTCACTCTCGCAACTCAATTCGGTTCTGCTCCGATGATGACCTTGGAGAGCGTCGGTTGGGGAGCGGGTACGGCGAAACTGCCTCTAGCAAATATGGTTCGGCTTTGGGTCGGACGCCAGGCTGAGGAAGGTTTGCAGCAGGTAGCGGTGCTGGAAACACAGATTGACGACGTTAGTCCGCAGGCGATCGCCTATTGCCTAGAAGCATTACTAGAAGCTGGCGCTCTCGATGCCTTTACGCAACCGACGATGATGAAAAAGTCCCGCTTGGGTACGTTGCTAACCGTTATTTGTCCACTGGATAAGATAGAAGAGTGCGAAGGAATTATCTTTCGCGAAACTACAACTTTGGGCATTCGGCGATCGCTCCAGTCTCGTTCGATTTTACGCCGCCAGTTGCGTACCTTGCCAACTCCCTATGGCGAAGTGCGGGTCAAGTTTGCTTGGAAAGGAGAAGAACTGTGTAATATTCAACCGGAATATGAAGATTGTGCCCGGTTGGCGCGAGAGCAGGATCTTCCCTGGCAACAAGTGCATCAAGTTGCCTTGGAGCTGGGGAGAGCGAACCCGAATTAA
- a CDS encoding 2Fe-2S iron-sulfur cluster-binding protein: MSDAIATIVVRFLPDNLSTEARAGEPLLEVANRAGVTIPTGCLMGSCHACEVEIVGGPTLCACISGVPGDSPEVTVNLESDPLW, from the coding sequence ATGAGTGATGCAATTGCGACCATCGTGGTTCGCTTTTTGCCCGATAATCTCAGTACGGAAGCACGAGCCGGCGAACCCTTGTTGGAGGTTGCAAACCGTGCTGGGGTTACCATTCCAACCGGATGTTTGATGGGATCGTGCCATGCTTGCGAAGTCGAAATTGTCGGCGGCCCGACCCTATGCGCCTGTATTAGCGGAGTTCCCGGCGACTCGCCAGAGGTAACGGTCAATCTGGAGAGCGATCCGTTATGGTAA
- a CDS encoding peroxiredoxin — protein MSLAVGTAAPAFTVKDTNGNTVSLSDFAGKTVVLYFYPKDDTPGCTLEAQSFRDNYTEYQGKDMVVLGVSMDDEASHKMFTEKYGLPFQLLADVDGALTKAYDVEGAGYSKRVTYVIDGSGQITKVFEGANLKTQTHAQDILAELGA, from the coding sequence ATGTCTTTAGCTGTCGGCACCGCTGCTCCAGCATTCACCGTCAAAGATACCAATGGCAACACCGTCTCTCTGTCTGACTTTGCCGGAAAAACCGTAGTCCTCTACTTTTACCCCAAGGACGATACTCCCGGTTGTACTCTAGAAGCACAAAGCTTTCGGGACAACTATACCGAGTATCAAGGCAAGGACATGGTTGTCTTAGGCGTAAGCATGGATGATGAAGCCTCTCATAAAATGTTTACCGAGAAGTATGGCTTGCCATTTCAGCTCCTCGCCGATGTTGATGGAGCACTGACCAAAGCTTATGATGTCGAGGGTGCTGGCTACTCCAAGCGCGTCACTTATGTCATCGATGGTTCCGGGCAAATTACCAAAGTTTTTGAGGGGGCAAACCTGAAAACGCAAACCCACGCTCAAGATATTCTAGCCGAACTCGGAGCGTAG
- the cobQ gene encoding cobyric acid synthase CobQ, whose product MKAIMVVGTTSHAGKSLLCTALCRILGRQGWHLTPFKGQNMALNAYVTASGGEIGYAQAVQAWAAGISPQVAMNPILLKPQGDMTSQVILRGQAVGQVSAQDYYKDYFDRGWDAIVQSLEQLSYEFDLVICEGAGSPAEINLKHRDLTNMRVAKHLNASTLLVVDIDRGGAFAHVVGTLELLEPEERSLIKGIIINKFRGQLSLLESGIEWLEKYTGIPVIGVIPWLEEAFPAEDSLSLLDRNTSSTKRSADLNISVIRLPRIANFTDFDPLDAEESVKMTYISPKDRLGYPDAVIIPGSKTTIADLLVLQKTGMAEELQNYAASGGTILGICGGFQMLGKMIADPEGFEGEGGRYSGLDLLPIQTVFLGNKVARQRTVTSRYPQDGLPISGFEIHQGRTSAIAGISTQELFDDPQLGILSENHGIWGTYLHGIFDNGPWRRMWLNRLRKQRGLLALPTGVPNYREQRELVLDILSDRVAEHLHLKPILQKL is encoded by the coding sequence ATGAAAGCAATTATGGTTGTGGGAACCACTTCCCATGCAGGGAAATCCCTGCTTTGTACGGCATTGTGCCGCATCTTAGGACGACAAGGTTGGCATTTGACTCCCTTCAAGGGCCAAAATATGGCTTTGAATGCCTATGTTACCGCCAGTGGTGGTGAAATTGGTTACGCGCAAGCCGTACAAGCCTGGGCTGCAGGCATTTCTCCCCAAGTTGCCATGAACCCAATCTTGCTAAAACCGCAAGGAGATATGACCTCTCAGGTGATCTTGCGAGGGCAAGCCGTGGGGCAAGTGAGCGCGCAAGACTATTACAAAGACTACTTCGATCGCGGATGGGATGCGATCGTGCAATCGTTGGAGCAATTATCCTACGAGTTCGACCTGGTTATCTGTGAAGGAGCCGGTTCTCCAGCAGAAATCAATCTCAAACATCGAGATTTGACTAATATGCGCGTCGCCAAACACTTAAATGCTTCCACCTTACTCGTGGTAGATATCGATCGCGGTGGTGCCTTTGCCCACGTGGTTGGTACTCTAGAATTACTCGAGCCAGAAGAGCGATCGCTGATTAAAGGAATTATCATTAATAAATTTCGCGGCCAGCTCTCCTTACTCGAATCCGGTATTGAGTGGTTGGAGAAGTATACCGGAATCCCGGTTATCGGCGTCATTCCCTGGTTGGAAGAAGCCTTTCCCGCCGAAGATTCCCTCAGTCTCCTCGATCGCAACACCAGTAGTACAAAACGCTCTGCCGATCTCAACATCAGCGTCATTCGCCTGCCGCGCATCGCCAACTTTACCGACTTCGATCCCCTCGACGCCGAAGAAAGTGTCAAAATGACCTATATTAGTCCCAAAGATCGCTTGGGCTATCCCGATGCGGTGATTATTCCCGGTTCCAAAACCACCATCGCTGACTTACTCGTGTTGCAGAAAACTGGTATGGCGGAAGAATTGCAAAATTATGCTGCCAGTGGTGGAACTATCCTCGGAATTTGCGGCGGATTTCAAATGCTCGGTAAAATGATTGCCGATCCGGAAGGATTTGAAGGGGAAGGAGGACGTTATTCGGGTTTAGATTTATTACCAATCCAAACTGTCTTTTTAGGCAATAAGGTGGCTCGCCAGCGAACGGTGACCTCTCGCTATCCTCAAGATGGGTTGCCCATTAGCGGCTTTGAAATTCACCAAGGTCGAACGAGCGCGATCGCTGGAATCTCCACTCAGGAGCTATTTGACGACCCACAACTCGGCATCCTCAGCGAAAACCACGGGATTTGGGGAACCTATTTGCACGGTATCTTTGATAACGGCCCCTGGCGGCGCATGTGGTTAAATCGCCTGCGCAAACAACGAGGACTGCTAGCTTTACCTACTGGGGTTCCGAACTATCGGGAACAGCGAGAGTTGGTGTTAGATATTCTTAGCGATCGCGTTGCCGAACATCTGCATCTGAAACCCATTTTGCAGAAGCTATAA
- a CDS encoding L-threonylcarbamoyladenylate synthase translates to MATLYTLHPKNPQQRTIEEIKSDLQAGAVMLYPTDTVYAIGCDLNAKSAIERVRRIKQLSNEKPLTFMCPSLSNVASYAVVSDMAYRLMKRLIPGPYTFLLPATKAVPRLVMSPKRRTTGIRVPNNAVCLEILKALDNPVISTSAHLVGDEELSPAPDAPEYTSSAELFDRLDKLVDIIVDDESSVGYQVSTVLNLTTDEPEVVREGLGWEAASEWLA, encoded by the coding sequence GTGGCAACTTTATATACCTTGCATCCGAAAAATCCCCAACAGCGTACTATTGAAGAGATCAAAAGCGATCTGCAAGCTGGAGCGGTGATGTTATATCCCACCGATACAGTTTACGCGATCGGTTGCGACTTGAATGCAAAATCGGCGATCGAGCGGGTGCGCAGGATTAAACAGCTTTCTAATGAGAAACCGCTCACCTTTATGTGCCCGTCCCTCTCTAACGTGGCGAGCTATGCGGTGGTCAGCGATATGGCGTATCGGTTGATGAAGCGCTTGATTCCGGGGCCCTATACCTTTCTCTTACCGGCGACAAAAGCCGTACCGCGCTTGGTCATGTCTCCGAAACGGCGAACTACGGGGATTCGAGTGCCGAATAATGCCGTGTGCTTAGAGATACTGAAGGCGTTAGATAACCCAGTTATTTCGACATCTGCTCACCTGGTGGGAGATGAGGAGCTATCGCCGGCTCCGGATGCCCCCGAATATACCTCTAGCGCGGAGTTATTCGATCGCCTGGATAAGCTGGTTGATATTATTGTTGACGACGAGTCCTCTGTGGGTTACCAAGTCTCTACAGTCCTCAATTTAACCACTGATGAGCCAGAGGTAGTGCGCGAAGGCCTCGGATGGGAAGCGGCCTCGGAGTGGTTGGCTTAA
- a CDS encoding DUF2232 domain-containing protein has protein sequence MTNPPDEQNPVLSPKMEKMEELNSPQSRNSELTLALVESAFLASTSSLIWLVNYYFPPGPLLRFFCALPIALSYLRWGPRTAWMTFVVTGLLLTVLMGPTRSILFLMPYGLLGVQLGFMWRRRANWELSIGIGSILGSLGFFFNIWLVSILLGEDLWLYSTVQVTNLLDWVFLRLGLLIEPSITLVQAIAIVMVWLNNLIYLFVVHLIASLLLQKLGNPIPAPPSWVEVMLEEE, from the coding sequence ATGACTAACCCACCGGACGAGCAAAATCCCGTACTCTCTCCCAAAATGGAAAAAATGGAAGAGTTAAACTCGCCTCAGTCACGCAACTCGGAATTAACTCTTGCCCTCGTTGAATCTGCATTTCTCGCCAGTACGTCTAGTTTAATTTGGCTCGTCAATTACTATTTTCCTCCCGGTCCTCTGCTCCGTTTTTTTTGTGCCTTACCCATTGCTCTGTCTTACTTGCGTTGGGGACCGCGAACTGCGTGGATGACCTTCGTCGTCACCGGATTATTGCTCACCGTGTTAATGGGACCGACGCGCAGTATTTTATTCCTCATGCCCTACGGACTTTTAGGCGTACAACTGGGCTTCATGTGGCGGCGCCGGGCAAATTGGGAACTGTCAATTGGTATTGGGAGCATACTCGGTTCCTTGGGTTTTTTCTTTAATATTTGGTTGGTTTCTATTCTGTTAGGCGAAGATTTGTGGCTCTATTCAACAGTGCAGGTGACTAACTTGCTCGATTGGGTCTTTTTAAGGTTAGGATTACTCATTGAACCGAGCATTACTCTCGTACAGGCGATCGCGATCGTGATGGTCTGGTTGAATAATTTAATCTATTTGTTCGTCGTTCATCTCATTGCCAGTTTGCTCCTACAAAAACTGGGCAACCCCATTCCCGCTCCCCCTTCTTGGGTAGAAGTTATGTTAGAGGAAGAATAA
- the cobT gene encoding nicotinate mononucleotide-dependent phosphoribosyltransferase CobT, with the protein MDKSQTAAVRVYSQLERGRNWFEYYRGSRCHFACILGFTETALIPGISAAGATPEDRRYTCLADAEFLFRGVQSNYTYPLPPLHAGISPTFISRALCETLQIPISLFNAGLHDLPPVPTTDLGGAPARCVSTGKALNINLVRHLFEQGYQWGEQLAGETDYLIIGECVVGGTTTALGILTGLGYAASGKVNSSHPQCNHQQKIDVVRAGLTAAGWMSHQSPRSVWELVAAVGDPMQPVAAGMAIAASQQGGVLLAGGTQMLAVYGLMQRIAREENLSWNDRQVVVGTTRWVAEDPTGDTVGLANLLAPVPLLATQLDFSGSQYPQLQIYEQGYVKEGVGAGGCAIAASVSCDRTSTDILNCIEDLLERYSQVLRNRVSDITSSKEWNDLEKPGF; encoded by the coding sequence ATGGATAAATCGCAAACAGCAGCAGTCCGGGTTTATAGTCAGCTCGAACGAGGGCGAAATTGGTTCGAGTACTATCGTGGAAGTCGCTGCCATTTTGCCTGCATTTTAGGGTTTACGGAAACCGCTTTAATTCCGGGAATTTCTGCTGCCGGAGCAACTCCCGAAGACCGACGCTATACTTGTTTGGCCGATGCCGAATTTTTGTTTCGTGGGGTGCAAAGCAACTACACTTATCCCCTACCTCCATTACACGCTGGAATTTCGCCCACCTTTATCTCCCGCGCCCTCTGCGAAACTTTGCAGATTCCTATATCCTTATTTAATGCCGGATTGCACGATTTACCTCCAGTACCGACAACAGATTTAGGTGGCGCTCCCGCGCGTTGCGTTAGTACCGGAAAAGCGCTAAATATCAATCTTGTCCGCCATTTATTCGAGCAAGGATACCAATGGGGCGAACAACTTGCTGGAGAAACTGATTATCTGATTATCGGTGAATGCGTAGTTGGCGGAACTACAACCGCTCTCGGTATCTTAACCGGGTTGGGGTATGCGGCATCGGGTAAAGTGAATAGCAGCCATCCTCAGTGCAACCATCAACAGAAAATAGATGTGGTTCGCGCAGGATTAACTGCTGCTGGATGGATGTCACATCAATCGCCGCGCTCGGTTTGGGAGTTAGTCGCTGCTGTTGGCGATCCCATGCAACCGGTTGCCGCTGGAATGGCGATCGCCGCCAGTCAACAAGGTGGTGTATTATTAGCGGGGGGCACGCAGATGCTGGCGGTTTATGGCTTAATGCAACGTATTGCCCGAGAGGAAAACCTCAGTTGGAACGATCGCCAAGTGGTCGTTGGCACCACTCGCTGGGTGGCTGAAGACCCCACTGGGGATACGGTTGGGTTGGCCAACTTGCTCGCTCCCGTACCGCTGCTGGCGACTCAGCTCGACTTTAGCGGTTCTCAATATCCCCAGTTGCAGATTTACGAACAAGGTTATGTGAAAGAAGGAGTGGGCGCTGGCGGATGCGCGATCGCCGCTTCTGTCTCTTGCGATCGTACATCGACAGATATCCTCAATTGTATCGAAGATCTACTGGAACGCTATAGCCAGGTTCTCAGAAACCGGGTTTCTGACATTACCTCAAGCAAGGAGTGGAATGACTTGGAGAAACCCGGTTTCTAG